CGAGCGCGCGCTTGCGACCGATGCGATCGGCAAGGACGCCCATCACGATGCCGCCGGCCGCGCTCGCGACGAGCATCTGCGTCGCGAGCAATCCACCCGCGGCCTTCGTCAGTGAGAACGCGGTCATGATGCCCGGCAGCGCGTAGACGTAGAGATAGAAATCGAAGCCGTCGAGGCCCCATCCGAGTCCCGCCGCCCAGAGGGCGCGCCGTGCGGCGGGAGAGGGAGCCGACGCTGCGGCCGTCAACGTCCTCGACTGCATGCCTCGCACGCTTCGGTACCGCGTCGTCGATGTCTTCACCGACACTCCACTCGAAGGAAATCCGCTCGCGGTCTTTTATGAGGGGCACGATCTCGACGCGGCCCTCATGCAGCGCATCGCGCGCGAGCTCAATCTCTCCGAGACGGCATTTCTCCTACCGCCTACCCGCAAGGACTGCGCGCTGCGCGTGCGGATCTTCACGCCGGCGCGCGAGCTGCGTTTTGCGGGCCACCCGACGATCGGCTCGGCGTACGTCGCCCGCGATCACGGCATCGTCGCGCGCACGGCGCGCTCCTTTGCCATCGAAGAGGGCGCCGGACCGATCTCCGTGCGCGTCGAGACCGAGCTCCTATGGCTCTCCACGCCGCCGATCGAGCGCGTCGGCGAGTGCGATCGCGCCGCGTGCGCGCGCACGCTCGATCTACGCGAGTGGGACCTGCTCCCGGACGTGCCGCCGCAGGTGTATAGCGCTGGGAACCCGATGCTCTACGTCGCGGTGAGCGATCGCGATACGGTCGACCGAGCGAGCGTCGATCCGGCGTCGCTCGTCGCGCTCGAAGACGAGATCGGCGAATCGATCGGCGTCTTCGTCTTCACGCCCACGCGGGCCGGCGCGTACTCGCGCATGTTTGCGCCGGAGCTCGGCGTCGTCGAGGACCCGGCGACGGGAAGCGCGACAGGTCCGCTCGCAGCATACATGATAGCGCACGGTTTGTGCGCAACGGCCGACGGAACGGCGTTCGTCAGCGAGCAAGGCACGAAGATGGGAAGGCGCAGCTTGCTGCAGGTCCTCGTTCGCGGCGAGCGCGGGAGCGACGGCATCGACGTCGGCGGGCGCGTCGCTCCGATCATCGATGCGACGATGACCCTGCCGTAGCGTACGGCAGCAGCAGCTTCTCGGGGGTGATCGGCAAATCGCGCACTCGAACTCCCGTCGCGTGGTAGACGGCGTTGGAGATCGCCGCCGCGGAGCCGGTCGCGCCGAGCTCCCCGACGCCTTTCACGCCGATCGGATTGACGTGCCGGTCTTCCTCTTCGACGATGATCGCGTCCATCGAGCCGATGTCCGCGTTCGCCGGTACGAGATACTCGGCTAGGCTCGCGTTCGCGATCCGCCCCGTGCTCGCGTCGAAGCGCGTCTCTTCGTGCAGCGCCATCCCGATTCCGAAGACCATCCCGCCAAGATACTGGCTGCGCGTCGTCTTACGATTCAGGATGCGGCCTGCAGCGAAGACGCCGATCATCGCACGCACGCGTACTTCTCCGAGATCGGGATCGACCTCGACGCGCGCGAACTGCGCGCCGAACGCGTGCGTCGAGTACTTCCCTTCCCAAGAGGCTCTGGCATCGGCGCGGGCTTCGAGCGGCGTCTTCTCGCCGCTGCGAAGGCGGTCGCGCAGTACCGACGCGGCCTCATAGACCGCCGAGCCGACGCTCGCCGCGGTCCACGACCCGGCCGAAAGCGGCGCGGGCGGCAGATCGGTGTCGCCGAGCTCCATCCGCACGCGCTCGAGCGGGACGTCCAAGAGCGTCGCCGCGAGCTGCGCGTACACCGTGTAGCTGCCGGTGCCGAGATCCTGCGTCCCGCTGCGCACGACGACGCTTCCGTCGGCTTCCATGCGCACGACCGCCGAGGCCGAGACGCGATTGGCGGGATAGGTCGCCGTCGCCATGCCCATTCCAAGGAGCAGCCGGCCGCGCTGCATCGAACGCGGCCGCGCATCGCGCTCGATCCATCCGATCTTCTCGGCCCCGAGCGCGTAGCATTCGCGCAAGTGCTTGCTGCTGAACTCCTTGCCCTCGGCGGGATCGGTTTCAGCGTAGTTGCGCAGCCGCAGTTCGATGGGATCGATGCCGGTTGCATAGGCGAGCTCGTCCATCGCCGATTCGAGCGCAAAGCTTCCCGTCGCCTCGCCGGGAGCGCGCATGTAGGTCGGCGTGGCGGCGTTCACGCGGGCGAGCGTGTGCGTCGTTCGCACGTTCGGCACCGCGTAGAGCATCTTCGTCACGAGCGCGCTCGATTCGACGAACTCGTCGAAGACCGACGTCTGGGAAAGCACGTCGTGCGTAATAGCGTTAAGCCTCCCGTCGCCATCGGCGCCGAGCGCGATCGTTTGAATCGTTCGCGGGCGATAGCCGACCGAACCGAACATCTGGGGTCGCGTCAGCACGAGCTTGACGGGACGGCCGACGACTCGTGCCGCCATCGCCGCGAGCGCGACGTGCGACCAGACGCCGCCTTTGCATCCGAAGCCTCCGCCCAAGAACGCCGAGACGACGCGTACGTTCTCGACGGGAATCTCGAAGACTGCTGCAAGACGCTTGCGCACGTTGGTAATGCCCTGCGTGGCGTCATGCACCGTCAGCCGGTCTCCCTTCCAGCTCGCAATCGTCGCGTGCGTTTCCATGGGGTTATGGTGCTCGACCGGCGTCGAATAGACGTGGCGTACCTGTATTGCCGCGGCGCAAAGCGCAGCCTCCGGATCCCCACGCGTCACGGCCGCAGGGTCGCCGAAGATCTCCTCGGGCGCGTAGCGGTCAGCAGAACGTTCGATGCTCGTCACCGGAGCCTCGGCCTCATATGCGACCTGCACGAGTGAGGCGGCGTGGAGCGCGCAGTCGAGCGTCTCGCCGACGACGAGCGCAATCGGCTCGCGATCGTAGCGAACGCGATCGTCCTGGAGGAGCGAGAGCGCGAATGCATTGTCATCGCCTTGCGCGCGAACGCGCGGCGCGTTCTCGTAGCTGAGAACGGCGAGAACGCCCGGGAGGCGGCGCGCTCGTGCTGCGTCGACGACCGCGATCCGTCCTTTCGCTATTCGGCTCGTCACCATGGCCGCATACGCCGCGTCCTTCGGAGTAAGGTCGGCAGTGTAGCGCGCGGCCCCGGTCACTTTCACGCGGCCGTCGGCGCGATCGGCCGGAGCGCCGACGAGCGGAAGATTCACGCGGTTCGCTCTGCGGCGGCGCGCACCGCAGCCACGATGTTCACGTATGCCCCGCAACGGCAGAGGTTGCCGCTCATCTGCTCACGGATCGCGGCATCGTCGAGCGCGTGGCCCTCTTGCAGCAGGGCGATTGCCGAAAGGATCTGCCCCGGCGTGCAGTAACCGCACTGAAACGCGTCGTGCTCCAAGAACGCCGCCTGCACCGGATGCAACGATTCGCCTCGCGCCACGCCCTCGATCGTCGTAACGGAGTCTCCGGCATGCATGACGGCAAGGCTCAGGCAGGACAGTACGCGCCGTCCGTTCAGCAGCACCGTGCACGCACCGCACGTCCCCTGGTCGCAGCCCTTCTTCGTTCCGGTTAGGTCGAGATGTTCGCGTAAAGCATCGAGCAGCGTGACGCGCGGCTCGACGAAGAGCTGGCGCGACTCGCCGTTGACGTCGAGCGCGATGCGCGTTCGCGTATCACTCATCGCGCAGATTCCATCCTGAGATCCGGCTGCTAGGCGTCTAGAGCCCCAGCGGGTATGCTTCCTCACCGTGCAGGTGCATGTCCAACCCGCCCTCCTCGACGTCCTGCCCGACGGTCGTCACCGTGATGCGGCTGATGAGCCAGAGCATCCCGTAGGTGAACGCGAACGCCCAGATGCTGCAGACGAGCGCGGAAACCACTTGCTTGACGAAGAACGCGCCGCCGCCGAGGAGCAAGCCGTCGGCGCCGTTCGGATTCCAGGCCTTCGAGGCGAAGATCCCGAGCAGCGTGATGCCGAGGAATCCGCCCACCCCGTGCACGCCCCATACGTCGAGTGCGTCATCGAGGCGGATCCGGTTCTTGAGCGCGACGGCGTAGTAGCAAATCGCACCGGCGAGCAGGCCGAAGATGACGGCGGTCGTCGGCGAAACGTATCCGGCAGCAGGAGTGATCGTGGCGAGGCCGGCGACCGCGCCGGTGAGCAATCCGACGAACTTCGGCTGGCGTCCGTGCGCCCACTCGATGAACAGCCACGTGATTGCGGCGAAGGACGCGGCAACGTCGGTATTCAGGAACGCCGCGGCCGTCACGGCGTCGACGCGCAGCTCCGAACCGGCGTTGAAGCCGTACCAGCCGAACCAGAGCAACCCCGTGCCGAGCGCGATGAGCGGCACGTTGTGCGGTTTGTTTTCGACGACGTGGCGGCGCCCCACGAAGATGACCGATGCCAGCGCCGCGAAACCGGCCGACGCGTGCACGACGAGACCACCCGCGAAGTCGAGTGCACCCCACTTCGCAAGCGCGCCGTCCGGGCTCCAAAGCATGTGCACGAACGGGAAGTACACGAAGATCAGCCATGCCGTCAGGAAGAGAAAGTATGCTTTGAACGTCACGCGGTTCGCGAACGCTCCCGTGATCAGCGCGGGCGTGATGATCGCAAACATCATTTGATAGGCCACGTGCACGATGAGAGGGATGCCGGCAGTGTTGCCGGTGAACATCGTGTGCAGCGTGATCCCGTGGAGGAACGCATACGTCAGCGGGTTGCCGATGATCCCGTGCCAATCCGGTCCGAAGCACAGTGAGTACCCAAAGGCATACCAGATGACGGTCGTCCAGCCCAGGGACATGAAGCTCTGGATCATGATGGTGAGCACGTTCTTGCGCCCCACCAAGCCCCCGTAAAAGAACGCGAGCCCCGGCGTCATGAGCATGACGAGGCTCGCGCAAATGAGCATGAATGCGGTGTTGCCGACGTTGACCGAAGCGTTCATGGCGCCAGCTTAGCCGCCGAGCGAATGGATGCCTTGCCCTGGCGGGCCGCCCAGG
Above is a genomic segment from Candidatus Dormiibacterota bacterium containing:
- a CDS encoding PhzF family phenazine biosynthesis protein, whose product is MPRTLRYRVVDVFTDTPLEGNPLAVFYEGHDLDAALMQRIARELNLSETAFLLPPTRKDCALRVRIFTPARELRFAGHPTIGSAYVARDHGIVARTARSFAIEEGAGPISVRVETELLWLSTPPIERVGECDRAACARTLDLREWDLLPDVPPQVYSAGNPMLYVAVSDRDTVDRASVDPASLVALEDEIGESIGVFVFTPTRAGAYSRMFAPELGVVEDPATGSATGPLAAYMIAHGLCATADGTAFVSEQGTKMGRRSLLQVLVRGERGSDGIDVGGRVAPIIDATMTLP
- a CDS encoding ammonium transporter, producing MNASVNVGNTAFMLICASLVMLMTPGLAFFYGGLVGRKNVLTIMIQSFMSLGWTTVIWYAFGYSLCFGPDWHGIIGNPLTYAFLHGITLHTMFTGNTAGIPLIVHVAYQMMFAIITPALITGAFANRVTFKAYFLFLTAWLIFVYFPFVHMLWSPDGALAKWGALDFAGGLVVHASAGFAALASVIFVGRRHVVENKPHNVPLIALGTGLLWFGWYGFNAGSELRVDAVTAAAFLNTDVAASFAAITWLFIEWAHGRQPKFVGLLTGAVAGLATITPAAGYVSPTTAVIFGLLAGAICYYAVALKNRIRLDDALDVWGVHGVGGFLGITLLGIFASKAWNPNGADGLLLGGGAFFVKQVVSALVCSIWAFAFTYGMLWLISRITVTTVGQDVEEGGLDMHLHGEEAYPLGL
- a CDS encoding (2Fe-2S)-binding protein, which encodes MSDTRTRIALDVNGESRQLFVEPRVTLLDALREHLDLTGTKKGCDQGTCGACTVLLNGRRVLSCLSLAVMHAGDSVTTIEGVARGESLHPVQAAFLEHDAFQCGYCTPGQILSAIALLQEGHALDDAAIREQMSGNLCRCGAYVNIVAAVRAAAERTA
- a CDS encoding xanthine dehydrogenase family protein molybdopterin-binding subunit; the encoded protein is MNLPLVGAPADRADGRVKVTGAARYTADLTPKDAAYAAMVTSRIAKGRIAVVDAARARRLPGVLAVLSYENAPRVRAQGDDNAFALSLLQDDRVRYDREPIALVVGETLDCALHAASLVQVAYEAEAPVTSIERSADRYAPEEIFGDPAAVTRGDPEAALCAAAIQVRHVYSTPVEHHNPMETHATIASWKGDRLTVHDATQGITNVRKRLAAVFEIPVENVRVVSAFLGGGFGCKGGVWSHVALAAMAARVVGRPVKLVLTRPQMFGSVGYRPRTIQTIALGADGDGRLNAITHDVLSQTSVFDEFVESSALVTKMLYAVPNVRTTHTLARVNAATPTYMRAPGEATGSFALESAMDELAYATGIDPIELRLRNYAETDPAEGKEFSSKHLRECYALGAEKIGWIERDARPRSMQRGRLLLGMGMATATYPANRVSASAVVRMEADGSVVVRSGTQDLGTGSYTVYAQLAATLLDVPLERVRMELGDTDLPPAPLSAGSWTAASVGSAVYEAASVLRDRLRSGEKTPLEARADARASWEGKYSTHAFGAQFARVEVDPDLGEVRVRAMIGVFAAGRILNRKTTRSQYLGGMVFGIGMALHEETRFDASTGRIANASLAEYLVPANADIGSMDAIIVEEEDRHVNPIGVKGVGELGATGSAAAISNAVYHATGVRVRDLPITPEKLLLPYATAGSSSHR